Proteins encoded within one genomic window of Halodesulfurarchaeum formicicum:
- the serS gene encoding serine--tRNA ligase, with translation MLSRQFVREHPDVVREAIENKGVEGVDLDHILEIDAEWRELKARGDELRHERNEVSDAVAEHKQAGDEAAAEEAIERSTELKAELEEVEEQAEKLEAELESRLLEVPMIPDDDVPIGDDESDNIEARREGFDDLRDLPGEVIPHYDLGEDLDILDFERGAKVSGGGFYFLKGDGARLEHALIQFMRDIHREQGYQEVFPPIPVNSASMRGTGQFPKFVEDAYRLGGSNEEPYDDDDLWLLPTAEVPVTNMYADDILLKEDLPIKHQAYTPNFRREAGEHGTETRGMVRVHQFNKVELVNFVEPEQSDERLHGLLNEAEEVLERLGLPYRVLEMCTGDMGFTQARKYDIEVWAPADDMADGPDRGGRWLEVSSVSNFKDFQARRAGIRYRPERHESAEYVHTLNGSGVALPRVVVAILEYYQNEDGTVTVPEALRPYLDGQEVIDGHDPVGESALGAGDRD, from the coding sequence ATGTTGAGCAGGCAGTTCGTCCGGGAGCATCCGGACGTGGTCCGGGAGGCGATCGAGAACAAGGGTGTGGAAGGTGTGGACCTGGACCACATCCTCGAAATCGACGCGGAGTGGCGGGAACTCAAGGCCCGCGGGGACGAGCTGCGCCACGAACGCAACGAGGTCAGCGACGCGGTCGCCGAGCACAAACAGGCCGGCGACGAGGCGGCCGCCGAGGAGGCGATCGAGCGCTCTACTGAACTGAAAGCGGAACTCGAGGAAGTCGAGGAACAGGCCGAGAAACTCGAAGCCGAACTCGAATCCCGCCTCCTCGAGGTGCCCATGATTCCCGACGATGACGTGCCTATCGGGGACGACGAGTCGGACAACATCGAGGCCCGTCGGGAGGGGTTTGACGACTTGCGGGACCTGCCAGGGGAGGTGATTCCCCACTACGACCTGGGCGAGGACCTGGACATCCTCGACTTCGAACGCGGCGCGAAGGTGTCTGGTGGTGGCTTTTACTTCCTCAAGGGGGACGGCGCTCGACTGGAACACGCACTCATCCAGTTCATGCGGGATATCCACCGCGAGCAGGGCTACCAGGAGGTCTTCCCGCCCATCCCGGTCAACTCCGCGTCCATGCGAGGGACCGGGCAGTTCCCGAAGTTCGTCGAGGACGCCTACCGCCTGGGTGGCTCCAACGAGGAGCCCTACGACGATGACGACCTCTGGTTGCTCCCGACGGCGGAGGTGCCGGTCACGAACATGTACGCCGATGACATCCTCCTCAAGGAGGATCTCCCGATCAAACATCAGGCCTACACGCCGAACTTCCGGCGCGAGGCCGGCGAACACGGCACCGAGACCCGTGGGATGGTCCGGGTCCACCAGTTCAACAAGGTCGAACTCGTGAACTTCGTCGAACCAGAACAGAGCGACGAGCGCCTCCACGGGCTCCTCAACGAGGCCGAGGAAGTCCTCGAACGTCTCGGGCTCCCCTACCGAGTGCTGGAGATGTGTACGGGCGATATGGGCTTCACCCAGGCCCGGAAGTACGACATCGAGGTCTGGGCCCCGGCCGATGACATGGCCGACGGCCCCGATCGTGGCGGTCGCTGGCTCGAAGTCTCCTCGGTGTCGAATTTCAAGGATTTCCAGGCCCGCCGGGCGGGGATCAGGTACCGGCCCGAGCGCCACGAGTCCGCGGAGTACGTCCACACGCTCAATGGGTCCGGCGTGGCCCTCCCACGGGTCGTCGTCGCGATCCTGGAGTACTACCAGAACGAGGACGGCACCGTCACCGTGCCGGAGGCCCTCCGACCCTACCTGGACGGCCAGGAAGTCATCGACGGCCACGATCCGGTCGGCGAGAGCGCGTTAGGCGCTGGCGACCGGGACTAG
- a CDS encoding bile acid:sodium symporter family protein: protein MSFTDQLSRVARFASKYFVVWVVAAAALGLWQPATFVPILNYVNPLLGLIMLGMGLTLTPADFKRLVERPVDVGIGAVTQWLVMPLAAYLLYLAFNLPEAIGVGLILVGAAPGGTASNVMTYLGRGDVALSVAITTVTTLAAPIVMPAWTLVILGQGIDVTFMEMFTNIVQIVIIPVVLGFALRYLLDRAAPAVAEIGMDVFPVISVGAIAAIVAGVVGANVESILTAGALVLAAVILHNGIGLGAGYGVGKAVGMSTDRVRATSFEVGLQNSALAVALATSLFDPAAALIPALFSVWHNVSGPALASFFAWQDDQAATKEPSPTTAD, encoded by the coding sequence ATGAGCTTCACGGACCAGCTCTCGCGAGTCGCCAGATTCGCGAGCAAGTACTTCGTCGTCTGGGTGGTCGCTGCCGCGGCACTGGGCCTGTGGCAACCGGCGACCTTCGTTCCGATCCTGAACTACGTCAACCCCCTGCTGGGGCTCATCATGCTCGGCATGGGCCTGACACTCACCCCGGCGGACTTCAAACGGCTGGTGGAGCGACCCGTCGACGTTGGCATCGGTGCAGTGACCCAGTGGCTGGTGATGCCGCTTGCGGCCTACCTGCTCTATCTCGCCTTCAACCTGCCCGAGGCCATCGGCGTCGGCCTCATCCTCGTGGGCGCGGCCCCCGGTGGAACCGCCTCGAACGTGATGACCTACCTCGGCCGGGGCGACGTCGCGCTCTCGGTTGCCATCACGACCGTGACGACCCTGGCCGCGCCGATCGTCATGCCGGCCTGGACCCTGGTGATTCTGGGCCAGGGCATCGACGTGACCTTCATGGAGATGTTCACGAACATCGTCCAGATCGTCATCATCCCGGTCGTGCTCGGGTTCGCCCTGCGCTATCTTCTCGATCGGGCCGCCCCGGCGGTGGCCGAGATCGGGATGGACGTCTTCCCCGTGATCAGCGTCGGGGCCATCGCCGCCATCGTCGCCGGCGTGGTCGGCGCGAACGTCGAAAGCATCCTCACCGCCGGTGCCCTCGTGCTGGCTGCCGTCATCCTGCACAACGGGATCGGGCTGGGAGCCGGCTACGGCGTGGGCAAAGCCGTCGGCATGTCGACCGACCGAGTCCGGGCGACGAGTTTCGAAGTCGGACTCCAGAACAGTGCGCTCGCGGTGGCACTCGCGACCAGCCTCTTCGACCCGGCAGCGGCGTTGATTCCGGCGCTCTTCAGCGTCTGGCACAACGTCAGCGGGCCGGCCCTGGCGAGTTTCTTCGCCTGGCAGGACGATCAGGCGGCGACAAAAGAGCCGTCACCGACGACCGCCGACTAG
- a CDS encoding endonuclease dU: MKPGVRALGVAESYERDQSVLGGAVVTPSRTVDGFAFETCRVGGLDATDAVIELYSTLDREDVQYLFLAGIAPAWYNILDLRAIHRAVDRPVLSVSFEASPGLEPALRAAFEGSELTRRLDRYRAQPERVAVTVNEQTRYVRSVGLSDAPETVMTAFTPTGGRPEPLRVARLAARGVDRFRREEQRGGTDESGR; this comes from the coding sequence GTGAAGCCCGGCGTTCGGGCCCTCGGGGTCGCCGAGTCCTACGAACGGGACCAGTCGGTCCTCGGCGGGGCCGTGGTCACCCCCTCGCGGACCGTCGACGGCTTTGCCTTCGAAACGTGTCGGGTCGGCGGACTGGACGCCACCGACGCGGTGATCGAACTGTACTCAACACTCGACCGCGAGGACGTCCAGTATCTCTTTCTCGCCGGCATCGCCCCGGCCTGGTACAACATTTTGGACCTGCGGGCGATCCATCGCGCGGTCGATCGACCCGTTCTCTCGGTCTCCTTCGAGGCGAGCCCCGGGCTCGAACCGGCCCTTCGGGCGGCCTTCGAGGGGTCCGAACTGACACGCCGGCTCGACCGCTACCGGGCCCAGCCGGAGCGAGTGGCGGTGACGGTGAACGAACAGACCCGCTATGTCAGGAGCGTCGGCCTCTCGGACGCCCCCGAGACCGTTATGACCGCGTTCACGCCCACTGGGGGCCGACCCGAACCGTTGCGGGTGGCTCGACTTGCGGCCCGGGGGGTGGACCGATTCCGCAGGGAAGAACAGCGTGGCGGGACCGACGAATCCGGGCGTTGA
- a CDS encoding YihY/virulence factor BrkB family protein produces MHRSVLWTVPIAVVREVQRSQATFLAAAIAYYGFVSIIPLALLGLAIAQTLGGPSLETALHGADQFLSPAAVDVIEGSLTDSRGSGGASIASLLVLAWSASKIFRGLDIAFSQVEGVSIEKSLLARLLDAVIVFFAIPLALAASALLGVLIPYFEWLPFIGVLSQLSLPGVLVVAFFPMFYRFPDVDLSPRQALPGTVLAAVGWAVLATGFSVYATYAGNFQLYGVLGAGLLLVSWLYLGGIIIMVGAVVNIVLVGGTPGDRDGATAATDSERTEPAPDIGELAREVEGLRADLDEKTMSRSAIESELKAYVRKRQRAGKATGWGPYLVLLYGTAMTLGAFYWLQGGWAILAMIVVWLSTLGLYVQLVLFGMGIQAASVPGRLLEVLRNVRS; encoded by the coding sequence ATGCATCGATCCGTGCTCTGGACCGTCCCGATCGCGGTCGTTCGGGAGGTGCAGCGGAGTCAGGCGACCTTTCTCGCGGCGGCCATCGCCTATTACGGGTTCGTCTCGATCATTCCGCTGGCACTGCTGGGGCTCGCGATCGCCCAGACGCTCGGCGGACCCAGCCTCGAAACGGCCCTTCACGGGGCCGACCAGTTCCTCTCGCCGGCCGCCGTGGATGTGATCGAGGGCTCGCTCACGGACAGCCGTGGGAGCGGCGGGGCCAGTATCGCCAGCCTGTTGGTCCTGGCGTGGTCGGCCAGCAAGATTTTCCGGGGGCTCGACATCGCGTTCTCCCAGGTCGAGGGGGTATCCATCGAAAAATCGCTCCTGGCTCGACTCCTCGACGCGGTGATCGTCTTCTTCGCGATTCCCCTCGCGCTCGCCGCCTCGGCATTGCTGGGGGTCCTCATCCCCTACTTCGAGTGGCTCCCGTTTATCGGCGTGTTGAGTCAGCTCAGTCTCCCCGGCGTGCTGGTGGTCGCCTTCTTCCCGATGTTCTACCGGTTCCCCGACGTCGATCTCTCCCCTCGCCAGGCACTTCCGGGGACCGTCCTCGCAGCCGTCGGCTGGGCGGTGCTGGCGACTGGGTTCTCAGTGTATGCCACGTACGCCGGGAACTTCCAGCTCTACGGGGTTCTGGGGGCTGGACTCCTGCTTGTCTCCTGGCTGTATCTCGGCGGGATTATTATCATGGTGGGGGCAGTAGTGAACATCGTGTTGGTCGGAGGAACCCCCGGCGACCGGGACGGAGCGACAGCAGCAACGGACAGCGAGCGGACCGAACCGGCCCCGGATATCGGCGAACTCGCCCGGGAGGTCGAGGGGCTCCGGGCGGATCTCGACGAGAAGACGATGAGCCGGTCGGCGATCGAATCGGAGCTGAAAGCCTACGTCCGCAAGCGTCAGCGAGCGGGCAAGGCCACGGGTTGGGGGCCGTACCTCGTTCTGCTCTACGGGACGGCGATGACCTTGGGGGCCTTCTACTGGCTCCAGGGTGGCTGGGCCATCCTCGCGATGATCGTCGTGTGGCTCTCCACGCTGGGACTCTACGTGCAACTGGTGCTGTTCGGAATGGGTATCCAGGCCGCAAGCGTTCCCGGACGATTGCTCGAAGTCCTTCGGAACGTCCGCTCATGA
- a CDS encoding DUF367 family protein, with translation MDLHVRYEGDDDPQKCTAKKLERFDLATLHSVKRSVPYGLVLDPFADKALSPADRESTDTLVAMDSSWESASAEQFEIDGIHRALPFMLAGNPVNYGNPYQLTTVEAFAGALVILGEREQAEFLLSKFRWGQTFLDLNEEPLERYAECTDSAGVVAVQNEYLDR, from the coding sequence GTGGACCTGCACGTTCGATACGAGGGCGACGACGACCCGCAGAAGTGCACGGCGAAGAAGCTCGAACGCTTCGATCTCGCCACGCTTCACTCGGTGAAACGGTCTGTTCCCTACGGACTCGTCCTCGACCCCTTCGCGGACAAGGCTCTCTCCCCGGCCGACCGCGAGTCGACGGATACGCTCGTGGCGATGGACAGTTCCTGGGAGTCGGCCTCGGCCGAGCAGTTCGAGATCGATGGCATCCACCGGGCACTGCCCTTCATGCTGGCCGGGAACCCGGTGAACTACGGGAACCCCTATCAGCTCACCACCGTCGAGGCTTTCGCCGGCGCACTCGTCATCCTCGGGGAGCGCGAGCAGGCCGAATTCTTGCTCTCGAAGTTCCGCTGGGGCCAGACCTTCCTGGACCTCAACGAGGAGCCCCTGGAGCGGTACGCCGAGTGTACGGACTCCGCGGGGGTCGTCGCGGTCCAGAACGAGTATCTGGATCGCTGA
- a CDS encoding MBL fold metallo-hydrolase codes for MDVRNLTADAAVFTANAYLIQGERNSLVDVGAMPGMVDTLQEQVATLDSVFLTHRHDDHVDRLETVRAAFDPTVYAADSGPEAATVLADGDQVSIGGEAFEVVETPGHAPDHLAFVGDMAVFTGDIVVYSDEAFEDGSFGRTDIPGADRETLVKSIDRLLGRLPATVKSLYPGHGPAFAGDVRTVIERARGRAARGEPKYPE; via the coding sequence ATGGACGTTCGCAATTTGACTGCCGACGCCGCGGTGTTCACCGCGAACGCGTATCTAATCCAGGGAGAGAGAAACAGCCTCGTGGACGTGGGTGCGATGCCAGGGATGGTCGATACCCTCCAAGAACAGGTCGCCACGCTCGACTCGGTGTTTCTCACCCACCGACACGACGACCACGTCGACCGCCTGGAGACCGTTCGAGCCGCCTTCGACCCGACCGTCTACGCGGCCGATTCCGGACCGGAAGCGGCCACCGTGCTGGCGGATGGCGACCAAGTTTCGATCGGTGGCGAGGCCTTCGAGGTCGTTGAGACTCCCGGGCACGCGCCGGACCACCTCGCGTTCGTCGGCGACATGGCTGTTTTCACCGGTGACATCGTCGTCTACAGCGACGAGGCCTTCGAGGACGGCAGTTTCGGCCGCACGGACATCCCGGGGGCCGACCGGGAGACCCTCGTGAAAAGTATCGACCGCCTGCTCGGTCGGTTGCCAGCCACCGTGAAATCGCTCTATCCGGGCCACGGACCGGCGTTTGCCGGTGACGTGCGAACGGTCATCGAGCGCGCTCGCGGGCGGGCCGCCCGGGGCGAGCCGAAGTATCCCGAGTGA
- a CDS encoding sensor histidine kinase — protein sequence MTGTSAMTAGFGAVKLAYVAAFAAAAILTFGSLARIGDVQDADTRRGLAWLLAGSGSWAASTVGFLLAPGPTLSVAFHTIGLVIGLSTVGAWLYFTSAYTSRSVHRNPTLRRIALAVFLLVVAVKVTNPIHGLYYGIEVVQTPFPHVAIQNGVLHWTVMGASYALSAIGYFMLFERFEAVSFDTTPLLVLVGLTGLPIVLDIAGFTSPALIDVTYEPIGVAVFATGLFFVFLDQFQAVRVAGERDDPVVALDTDDRIHQFNQAAEQVFPDRLRGAIGEPLESVFPDLAASSEEKQLVEVTDTSGPQYYRVATTPFTGAQTHLGRLLVFTDVTQEERARRKQARQNERLDRFTSTVSHDLRNPLTVARGRLEIAAEETDSEHVETALSALERMETMIEDLLDLARHGQPIDETEPVSLSTAARDAWEMVKTREATLEVAGERTFEADPDRLASLFENLFRNAVEHAGPDVTVTVEPIEEGFAVGDDGPGIPPEERSKVLESGYSTADSGTGFGLAIVSEVADAHGWSVQVTASEAGGARFEFSGVN from the coding sequence ATGACCGGGACGTCGGCCATGACGGCCGGGTTCGGGGCCGTCAAGCTCGCCTACGTCGCCGCCTTCGCGGCCGCCGCGATACTCACGTTCGGAAGTCTGGCCCGGATCGGAGACGTGCAGGACGCGGACACCCGGCGCGGACTGGCCTGGCTCCTGGCCGGGAGCGGGAGCTGGGCAGCGAGTACCGTCGGCTTCCTCCTGGCACCGGGCCCCACCCTCTCGGTCGCCTTCCACACGATCGGACTCGTTATCGGCCTGAGCACCGTCGGGGCCTGGCTGTACTTCACCTCGGCGTACACCAGCCGGAGCGTTCATCGAAATCCCACGTTACGGCGGATCGCCCTGGCCGTGTTCCTCCTCGTCGTCGCCGTGAAGGTCACCAACCCGATCCACGGGCTCTACTACGGCATCGAGGTGGTCCAGACGCCGTTTCCCCACGTCGCCATCCAGAACGGCGTGCTCCACTGGACAGTCATGGGGGCCTCCTATGCCCTCTCGGCGATCGGCTACTTCATGCTCTTCGAGCGGTTCGAGGCGGTCAGCTTCGACACCACACCACTGCTGGTGCTCGTCGGCCTGACCGGCCTGCCGATCGTCCTCGACATTGCAGGGTTCACCAGCCCGGCCCTGATCGACGTCACCTACGAGCCGATCGGCGTGGCGGTGTTCGCCACGGGCCTGTTTTTCGTCTTCCTGGATCAGTTCCAGGCGGTGCGGGTCGCGGGCGAGCGCGACGATCCGGTGGTCGCCCTGGACACCGACGATCGGATCCACCAGTTCAACCAGGCGGCCGAACAGGTATTCCCCGACCGCCTTCGGGGAGCAATCGGGGAGCCCCTGGAGTCGGTCTTCCCGGATCTCGCCGCGAGTAGCGAGGAGAAACAACTCGTCGAAGTCACGGACACGAGTGGTCCCCAATACTACCGCGTCGCGACGACACCCTTTACCGGCGCCCAGACGCATCTTGGCCGCCTGCTGGTGTTCACGGACGTGACCCAGGAGGAGCGGGCCCGCCGGAAGCAGGCCCGCCAGAACGAACGGCTCGATCGGTTCACCAGCACGGTCTCACACGACCTCCGGAACCCGCTCACCGTCGCCCGGGGCCGACTCGAAATCGCCGCCGAGGAGACCGACTCCGAACACGTCGAGACGGCCCTCTCGGCCCTGGAACGCATGGAGACCATGATCGAGGACCTCCTCGATCTGGCCCGTCACGGCCAACCCATCGACGAGACCGAGCCGGTCTCGCTGTCGACGGCCGCCAGGGATGCCTGGGAGATGGTCAAGACCCGCGAGGCGACGCTCGAGGTCGCCGGCGAGCGCACCTTCGAGGCCGACCCGGATCGGCTGGCGAGCCTGTTCGAGAACCTCTTCCGCAACGCCGTCGAGCACGCCGGGCCGGACGTGACGGTGACCGTCGAACCGATCGAGGAGGGGTTCGCCGTCGGCGACGACGGGCCCGGCATCCCGCCCGAGGAGCGATCGAAGGTCCTGGAGTCCGGCTACTCGACCGCCGACTCGGGGACGGGCTTTGGACTGGCGATCGTCTCGGAGGTTGCAGACGCTCACGGCTGGTCGGTCCAGGTGACAGCAAGCGAGGCCGGTGGGGCCCGCTTCGAGTTCAGCGGCGTGAACTAG
- a CDS encoding nuclear transport factor 2 family protein, producing MTESQDGPALAREYYRAIDAGEYDALQAVLAPSFTHERGDRTFAGREEFLTFMAEKRPETETTHEIEQVYTGPGGVAVQGRLFHGDGTPFFRFVDVFQVADRLTHLVTYSASR from the coding sequence ATGACCGAATCCCAGGACGGACCGGCGCTGGCTCGGGAGTACTACCGGGCCATCGACGCCGGGGAGTACGACGCCCTGCAGGCGGTGCTCGCACCCTCGTTCACCCACGAACGGGGCGATCGGACGTTTGCGGGCCGCGAGGAGTTTCTCACCTTCATGGCCGAAAAACGTCCGGAGACCGAGACGACACACGAGATCGAGCAGGTTTACACCGGCCCGGGTGGCGTCGCCGTCCAGGGACGGCTCTTTCACGGAGACGGCACACCCTTCTTCCGGTTCGTCGATGTCTTTCAGGTCGCCGACCGGCTCACACACCTGGTGACCTACAGCGCGAGCCGGTGA
- a CDS encoding tRNA (guanine(26)-N(2))-dimethyltransferase, with amino-acid sequence MNRTEGQVTVAVPEQPDAGRSDAVFFNTDQELNRDITIAALTAYREREPRVGTYLDATAASGIRGVRAAAAGWDVSLADVDPDAVDLARENLATNDLDGTVYHRDANALLHDQGTLFDVVDLDPFGSPIPFADAAFANARNLVAVTATDTAPLCGAHFESGVRRYSAVPRNTEYHAEMGLRILLGALARTAARYDVGVTPILSHVSDHYVRTYLELSHRATDANAAIDELGFVHHCRNCNARETESGLISHPPETCPHCGSDAVVTAGPLWLGPTHEDDFVGATIAALDESMGTATRAERLLDRLQSELATPTHYDQHGLYRRWNEPAIGMDEFLETLRAAGHAASRTHYGGTTFKTDATLAEIEAAFGMA; translated from the coding sequence ATGAACCGAACCGAGGGCCAGGTCACCGTCGCGGTCCCCGAGCAACCCGACGCGGGCCGGTCCGACGCCGTCTTCTTCAACACCGACCAGGAGCTGAACCGGGACATCACGATTGCGGCCCTCACCGCCTACCGTGAGCGGGAGCCCCGCGTGGGCACCTACCTCGACGCGACGGCTGCCAGCGGAATCCGCGGGGTCCGGGCGGCGGCCGCCGGGTGGGACGTCTCGCTTGCGGACGTGGATCCCGACGCCGTCGATCTGGCTCGCGAGAACCTGGCCACAAACGACCTGGACGGGACTGTCTACCACCGCGACGCGAACGCGTTGCTCCACGACCAGGGAACACTCTTCGACGTGGTGGACCTGGACCCGTTTGGCTCGCCAATCCCGTTTGCTGATGCGGCCTTCGCGAACGCTCGCAACCTGGTCGCGGTAACTGCGACCGATACCGCGCCGCTCTGTGGCGCGCACTTCGAGAGCGGGGTGCGTCGCTACAGTGCGGTTCCACGGAACACCGAGTATCACGCCGAGATGGGGCTTCGCATCCTCCTTGGCGCGCTTGCCCGCACCGCCGCTCGCTACGACGTCGGTGTCACCCCGATCCTGAGCCACGTCTCGGACCACTACGTCCGGACCTACCTCGAACTGTCCCATCGGGCGACGGATGCGAACGCGGCGATCGACGAACTCGGATTCGTGCATCACTGCCGGAACTGCAACGCTCGTGAGACCGAATCGGGACTCATCTCGCACCCGCCCGAGACGTGTCCGCACTGTGGGAGCGACGCGGTCGTGACTGCGGGGCCGCTCTGGCTCGGGCCGACCCACGAGGATGACTTTGTTGGGGCCACTATCGCCGCCCTCGATGAGTCGATGGGGACGGCGACACGGGCCGAGCGCTTGCTCGACCGCCTGCAGAGCGAACTCGCCACCCCGACTCACTACGACCAGCACGGACTCTACCGCCGCTGGAACGAACCGGCGATCGGGATGGACGAGTTCCTGGAGACGCTGCGGGCGGCCGGCCACGCCGCCTCCCGGACTCACTACGGCGGGACGACGTTCAAGACCGACGCGACACTCGCCGAGATCGAGGCCGCCTTCGGGATGGCCTGA
- a CDS encoding 50S ribosomal protein L40e, with product MTQHLSIEDRLLGTQVCMRCNARNPERAERCRKCGYKNLRPKAKERRAT from the coding sequence ATGACACAGCACCTCTCGATCGAGGACCGGCTTCTGGGCACCCAGGTCTGCATGCGGTGTAACGCCCGAAACCCCGAGCGTGCCGAGCGCTGTCGCAAGTGTGGCTACAAGAACTTGCGCCCGAAGGCCAAGGAACGCCGCGCGACCTAA
- a CDS encoding uracil-DNA glycosylase has protein sequence MSEQGTIDVTDCKRCADLVESRSQIVNGVGPGDADLLFVGEAPGEQEDIEGEPFVGRSGEILDSVLAEYGLDRETVRITNAVKCRPPENRDPTATELANCRPHLEREVAGVDPAVIVTLGKVPSEHLLGRSVAVTNEAGSVESITIDGTAYRVLIGLHPAATLYDPSTRETFEAVIDEATELVAGLR, from the coding sequence ATGAGCGAACAGGGAACGATCGACGTCACCGATTGCAAACGGTGTGCGGACCTGGTCGAGTCCCGGTCCCAGATCGTCAACGGTGTCGGGCCGGGGGACGCGGACCTCCTCTTCGTTGGCGAGGCACCGGGCGAGCAGGAGGACATCGAAGGCGAGCCATTCGTCGGCCGCAGCGGCGAGATCCTCGATTCGGTCCTGGCAGAGTACGGGCTCGACCGGGAGACCGTCCGGATCACGAACGCCGTCAAGTGCCGCCCGCCGGAGAATCGGGACCCGACCGCGACCGAACTGGCGAACTGCCGGCCCCACCTGGAGCGGGAGGTAGCGGGCGTGGATCCAGCCGTGATCGTCACGCTCGGGAAAGTGCCGAGCGAACATCTCCTGGGTCGGTCGGTCGCCGTGACGAACGAGGCCGGCAGCGTCGAGTCGATCACGATCGACGGGACGGCCTACCGGGTCCTTATCGGGCTTCACCCCGCGGCGACCCTGTACGATCCCAGCACTCGGGAGACCTTCGAGGCGGTGATCGACGAGGCGACCGAACTCGTGGCGGGGTTGCGGTAA
- a CDS encoding phosphatase PAP2 family protein translates to MRNLGVTEALVAQVPEPVVPLLVVLTAFGGPKLLAAASIGGSVGGVWSGRIAPDTARRFLVAVALALSASILLKYGFGLGRPPDTLMLIPEDGYGFPSGHTTATAGVATALVGVARWEGYGPYLLAALAVGIIAATRLLLGVHYLLDVLAGIAVGVIVATAGLRAAQLRPRRTLLGTAGVVAVSLAIWALF, encoded by the coding sequence ATGAGAAACCTCGGCGTAACCGAGGCGCTGGTCGCCCAGGTTCCGGAGCCGGTCGTCCCGCTGCTGGTAGTGCTCACCGCCTTCGGCGGTCCGAAACTGCTGGCTGCCGCCTCGATCGGTGGCTCGGTGGGCGGGGTCTGGAGCGGTCGGATCGCCCCGGACACGGCCCGGCGATTTCTGGTGGCCGTAGCGCTCGCTCTCTCGGCATCGATCCTGCTGAAATACGGCTTTGGGCTGGGGCGACCGCCTGATACGCTGATGCTCATTCCCGAGGACGGCTACGGGTTCCCGAGTGGGCACACGACGGCGACGGCTGGGGTCGCGACCGCACTGGTGGGCGTGGCCCGGTGGGAAGGCTATGGCCCCTACCTATTGGCCGCCCTCGCCGTTGGCATCATCGCCGCGACCCGGCTGCTGCTCGGGGTACACTATCTGCTGGACGTACTCGCGGGGATTGCGGTGGGGGTGATCGTCGCAACGGCTGGACTTCGGGCCGCACAGTTGCGCCCGCGGCGGACCCTCCTTGGAACTGCCGGCGTCGTCGCGGTCTCGCTTGCGATCTGGGCGCTCTTCTAG
- the hisH gene encoding imidazole glycerol phosphate synthase subunit HisH, which translates to MDTSTGGQAPAADIVVLDYGLGNLRSVTRGLERAGATVRIVDDPEAIQSADGVILPGVGAFGDGMENAGPFREALLEAAAAGQPILGICLGMQMLLTTSEEADRAGQGDVTGLDLVPGRNVKFRGDLKIPHMGWNELDVKRSHPVIEGIDGGYAYFVHSYYGVPEDTDSILVTSEYGVEFPAVIANEAGNVIGTQFHPEKSGEIGLRLLKNFVAFAADA; encoded by the coding sequence ATGGATACATCCACGGGAGGCCAGGCCCCGGCGGCCGACATCGTGGTGCTCGATTACGGCCTGGGGAACCTGCGCAGCGTGACCCGCGGCCTGGAGCGAGCGGGTGCGACAGTTCGGATCGTCGATGACCCCGAGGCCATCCAGTCGGCTGATGGCGTCATCCTCCCCGGCGTCGGTGCCTTCGGCGACGGGATGGAGAACGCTGGCCCGTTCCGGGAGGCACTGCTAGAGGCAGCCGCGGCTGGACAGCCAATTTTGGGTATCTGTCTAGGGATGCAGATGTTGTTGACGACGAGCGAGGAGGCCGACCGGGCGGGACAGGGTGACGTGACGGGCCTGGATCTGGTCCCCGGCCGGAACGTGAAGTTCCGCGGCGACCTGAAGATCCCGCATATGGGCTGGAACGAACTCGACGTGAAACGATCCCACCCCGTAATCGAGGGCATCGACGGCGGGTACGCCTACTTCGTGCACTCCTACTACGGCGTTCCGGAGGATACGGATTCGATTCTCGTAACAAGCGAGTACGGCGTGGAGTTCCCGGCGGTCATCGCGAACGAGGCCGGAAACGTCATCGGGACCCAGTTCCACCCGGAGAAAAGCGGCGAGATCGGATTGCGACTCTTGAAGAACTTCGTGGCCTTCGCGGCCGACGCCTAG
- a CDS encoding DUF5786 family protein, with amino-acid sequence MGFGSYDESEQERQELDSEDLDDEDGVSTSEATHDGEVDFEIGASNDELLDKLEDIKE; translated from the coding sequence ATGGGATTTGGTAGCTACGACGAATCGGAACAGGAACGACAGGAGCTCGATTCCGAGGACCTCGATGACGAGGATGGTGTATCGACCTCCGAAGCCACCCACGACGGCGAGGTCGACTTCGAGATCGGCGCGTCGAACGACGAGCTGTTGGACAAACTCGAAGACATCAAGGAGTGA